A window from Culex pipiens pallens isolate TS chromosome 3, TS_CPP_V2, whole genome shotgun sequence encodes these proteins:
- the LOC120419989 gene encoding probable trafficking protein particle complex subunit 13 homolog has protein sequence MTEQTEHLLALKVMRLTRPTLVSSQIVTAEAKDLPQNTFDKILRGTATTVQGAETLTAGQMMLLPQSFGNIYLGETFSSYVCVHNCRAHPVSSVTVKADLQSNNTRISLPIHVDKEGPQTLNPDETMDDVIHHEVKEIGTHILVCEVSYMTPAGLETSFRKFFKFQVVKPLDVKTKFYNAETDEVYLEAQIQNITVGPICLEKVELESSEQYTVVPLNNLPTGESVFSQRTMLQPQNSCQFLYCIKPIAEILNDPKALKAANNIGKLDIVWRSNLGERGRLQTSQLQRSPIEYGDLRLAVTEANSTVKIGDAFDFRCRVTNTSERSMDLVMHLNTKTKIGCGYTGQTEISLGPLEPGKFKDFGLTVCPVRLGLITISNLQLTDVFMKRKYEFDDFVQVFVVDEDYNEEEFQLDKSHLNAIMGEIIGISVECQTTVLLANVFLEVVQPHIVDVETSKLGPRPVTSVSSLVVHYN, from the exons ATGACTGAACAAACGGAACATTTACTTGCGCTTAAAG TGATGCGCCTGACGCGGCCCACCCTGGTCAGCTCGCAGATCGTGACGGCCGAGGCCAAAGACCTGCCGCAGAACACGTTCGACAAGATCCTGCGGGGAACGGCCACGACGGTGCAGGGCGCCGAAACCCTGACGGCGGGCCAAATGATGCTGCTGCCGCAAAGTTTCGGCAACATTTACCTGGGCGAAACGTTTTCCAGCTACGTTTGCGTGCACAACTGTCGGGCGCATCCGGTCAGCAGTGTGACGGTGAAGGCGGATTTGCAGTCGAATAATACGCGGATCAGCTTGCCGATTCACGTGGACAAGGAGGGGCCGCAGACGTTGAACCCGGACGAAACGATGGACGATGTGATTCATCACGAGGTGAAGGAGATTGGAACGCACATTTTGGTGTGCGAGGTTTCTTATATGACGCCGGCCGGGCTGGAGACTTCGTTCCGGAAGTTTTTCAAGTTCCAGGTGGTGAAGCCGTTGGACGTGAAGACGAAATTTTACAACGCGGAAACCGACGAAGTGTACCTTGAGGCACAGATACAGAACATTACCGTGGGGCCAATTTGTTTGGAGAAGGTTGAGCTGGAGAGTTCGGAGCAGTACACGGTGGTGCCGTTGAACAACCTGCCGACCGGGGAGTCGGTGTTTTCGCAGCGGACGATGCTGCAGCCGCAAAATAGTTGCCAGTTTCTGTACTGCATCAAGCCGATTGCGGAGATTTTGAACGATCCGAAGGCGCTGAAGGCGGCTAACAATATCGGCAAGCTGGACATCGTGTGGCGGTCGAATCTGGGCGAAAGGGGACGGCTGCAGACGAGTCAGCTGCAGCGGAGT CCCATCGAGTACGGCGACCTGCGGCTGGCCGTCACCGAGGCCAACAGTACGGTCAAGATCGGCGACGCGTTCGACTTCCGGTGCCGCGTGACCAACACGAGCGAGCGCTCGATGGACCTGGTGATGCACCTGAACACCAAAACCAAGATCGGCTGCGGCTACACCGGCCAAACGGAGATCTCGCTGGGGCCGCTCGAGCCGGGCAAGTTCAAGGACTTTGGGCTGACGGTTTGCCCGGTGCGGTTGGGACTGATTACGATCAGTAACCTGCAGCTGACGGACGTGTTCATGAAGCGAAAGTACGAATTTGACGACTTTGTGCAGGTGTTTGTGGTGGACGAAGACTACAACGAGGAGGAGTTCCAGCTGGACAA gagtCATTTGAATGCGATCATGGGAGAGAttatcggaatctcggtagaatgtcaaacgaccgttcTCTTAGCGAATGTATTTCTAGAG gtggtccagccgcacatcgttgatgttgaaacctctaaactgggccctcgtcctgtcacgtccgtcagtagtcttgtcgtacattacaactag